One Grus americana isolate bGruAme1 chromosome Z, bGruAme1.mat, whole genome shotgun sequence DNA window includes the following coding sequences:
- the RAD17 gene encoding cell cycle checkpoint protein RAD17 isoform X2, with protein MSGSSSERQAAPAEVTDWLARSFDDFFGNTNISSSAVPVKPLEGKSGRNRQQKKKDLSSVPESSKTKVPPRKRAKLSSVDVPCNKSRQNWNQSQDEPWVDRYKPETQSDLAVQKKKIEEVETWLKTHIFQRQPKQGGSVLLLTGPPGSGKTATIQILAKELGIQVQEWTNPISLDFTKEDLRNMFGHDSNFHTFPSQAQAALFQDFLLRANKYNKLQMLGESSENDKKLILVEDIPNQFYRDPSSLHEILRRFIRTSRCPIIFIISDNFSGDSNQRLLFPAEVLEELCISNISFKPVAPTNMMKVLNRIAATEASMNREKNYAFDRTSLELLCKGCSGDIRSAINSLQFSSMKDCSLEKEFWSRKKKSSALKCETAVSKVRKKSKSDISEDQEIQAIGGKDASIFLFHALGKIIYCKREPVSESEFPQLLPAHLSEYRRDTLLIQPEDIVEKSHMSGSMFNLYLHQNYVDFFSDIDDVVRASEYLSSADVLCSDWSTRLVMEKYSASVATRGVIHSNTSRAFAHQQGGMGFRPLHKPQWFFINKKYQENCHAAKSLFSSFCLPPECLQTELLPYLAMLANPMRNQAQIAFIQDVGRLPLKRHFGR; from the exons ATGTCCGGAAGCTCCTCGGAAAGGCAGGCGGCGCCGGCGGAG GTAACAGATTGGTTGGCACGTTCATTTGATGACTTCTTTggaaacacaaatatttcttctagTGCAGTTCCTGTGAAGCCACTAGAAGGCAAGTCTGGAAGAAACCGGcagcagaagaagaaagaccTGTCTTCTGTGCCAGAAAGTAGCAAAACCAAAGTTCCGcccagaaaaagagcaaagttGTCTTCAGTGGATGTGCCTTGTAACAAGTCCAGACAAAACTGGAACCAGTCTCAAGATGAGCCATGGGTAGATAGATACAAACCTGAAACTCAG AGTGATCTTGCTGTGCAAAAGAAGAAGATTGAAGAAGTTGAAACCTGGTTAAAAACGCACATATTTCAGAGGCAGCCAAAGCAG GGTGGCTCTGTTTTACTGCTGACTGGTCCTCCTGGTAGTGGAAAGACTGCAACTATACAAATATTAGCAAAAGAACTTGGCATTCAGGTGCAAGAATGGACCAATCCAATATCTTTAGATTTTACAAAAGAAGACTTAAGAAATATGTTTGGCCATG actcAAATTTTCATACGTTTCCGAGTCAGGCCCAAGCAGCTCTCTTTCAAGATTTTCTACTAAGAGCAAATAAGTATAACAAACTTCAGATGCTTGGGGAGTCCtcagaaaatgataaaaagctTATTCTTGTTGAA GACATACCTAACCAATTCTATCGAGACCCCAGCAGTCTACATGAAATTCTCAG GAGATTTATTCGTACAAGTAGATGTCCCATTATATTTATAATCTCAGATAACTTCAGTGGAGACAGCAACCAGAGGTTACTATTCCCAGCGGAAGTTCTAGAGGAGTTGTGTATATCCAATATTAG tTTCAAGCCTGTTGCACCAACAAATATGATGAAAGTTCTTAATCGAATAGCTGCAACAGAAGCTAGTATG aacagagaaaagaattatGCTTTTGACAGAACTTCTCTGGAGTTGCTCTGCAAAGGTTGTTCAGGTGATATAAGAAGTGCAATAAACagtcttcagttttcttctatGAAAG ACTGTTCATTGGAGAAAGAGTTTTggtcaaggaagaaaaagagctcCGCACTAAAATGTGAAACAGCAGTATctaaagtaagaaagaaaagtaaatctgATATTTCAGAAGACCAGGAAATACAAGCTATTGGTGGCAAAGATGCTTctatctttcttttccatgctctggggaaaataatttactgcaaaa GAGAACCAGTGTCAGAATCAGaatttcctcagctgctgcctgctcaccTATCAGAATACCGTCGAGACACCTTGCTTATTCAGCCTGAG gATATTGTGGAAAAATCGCATATGTCTGGAAGCATGTTTAATTTATACCTTCACCAGAACTATGtagactttttttctgatatagATGATGTAGTGAGAGCCAGTGAATATTTGAGCAGCGCTGATGTCCTTTGTAGTGATTGGAGT ACACGGCTTGTGATGGAAAAATACAGTGCATCAGTGGCTACCCGAGGGGTGATACATTCAAATACATCCAGAGCCTTTGCCCACCAACAAGGAGGGATGGGGTTCCGGCCTTTACATAAACCCCAGTGGTTCTTTATCAATAAAAAG TATCAAGAAAACTGCCATGCTGCAAAATCTCTCTTTTCGAGCTTCTGTTTACCACCTGAGTGTCTTCAGACAGAGCTATTGCCTTATCTTGCTATGTTAGCAAATCCAATGAGAAACCAAG CTCAGATTGCTTTTATCCAAGACGTTGGGAGGCTACcactgaaaagacattttgggAGGTAA
- the RAD17 gene encoding cell cycle checkpoint protein RAD17 isoform X1: MSGSSSERQAAPAEVTDWLARSFDDFFGNTNISSSAVPVKPLEGKSGRNRQQKKKDLSSVPESSKTKVPPRKRAKLSSVDVPCNKSRQNWNQSQDEPWVDRYKPETQSDLAVQKKKIEEVETWLKTHIFQRQPKQGGSVLLLTGPPGSGKTATIQILAKELGIQVQEWTNPISLDFTKEDLRNMFGHDSNFHTFPSQAQAALFQDFLLRANKYNKLQMLGESSENDKKLILVEDIPNQFYRDPSSLHEILRRFIRTSRCPIIFIISDNFSGDSNQRLLFPAEVLEELCISNISFKPVAPTNMMKVLNRIAATEASMNREKNYAFDRTSLELLCKGCSGDIRSAINSLQFSSMKDCSLEKEFWSRKKKSSALKCETAVSKVRKKSKSDISEDQEIQAIGGKDASIFLFHALGKIIYCKREPVSESEFPQLLPAHLSEYRRDTLLIQPEDIVEKSHMSGSMFNLYLHQNYVDFFSDIDDVVRASEYLSSADVLCSDWSTRLVMEKYSASVATRGVIHSNTSRAFAHQQGGMGFRPLHKPQWFFINKKYQENCHAAKSLFSSFCLPPECLQTELLPYLAMLANPMRNQAQIAFIQDVGRLPLKRHFGRLKLETLTDKDPGIPDIFVSSEGDHTDVHAVEMAVQMEKTRMNEHELDGFPLSSSQCSGTELPCSQPQPVAAQAIMEEDELKIEEYDSD; the protein is encoded by the exons ATGTCCGGAAGCTCCTCGGAAAGGCAGGCGGCGCCGGCGGAG GTAACAGATTGGTTGGCACGTTCATTTGATGACTTCTTTggaaacacaaatatttcttctagTGCAGTTCCTGTGAAGCCACTAGAAGGCAAGTCTGGAAGAAACCGGcagcagaagaagaaagaccTGTCTTCTGTGCCAGAAAGTAGCAAAACCAAAGTTCCGcccagaaaaagagcaaagttGTCTTCAGTGGATGTGCCTTGTAACAAGTCCAGACAAAACTGGAACCAGTCTCAAGATGAGCCATGGGTAGATAGATACAAACCTGAAACTCAG AGTGATCTTGCTGTGCAAAAGAAGAAGATTGAAGAAGTTGAAACCTGGTTAAAAACGCACATATTTCAGAGGCAGCCAAAGCAG GGTGGCTCTGTTTTACTGCTGACTGGTCCTCCTGGTAGTGGAAAGACTGCAACTATACAAATATTAGCAAAAGAACTTGGCATTCAGGTGCAAGAATGGACCAATCCAATATCTTTAGATTTTACAAAAGAAGACTTAAGAAATATGTTTGGCCATG actcAAATTTTCATACGTTTCCGAGTCAGGCCCAAGCAGCTCTCTTTCAAGATTTTCTACTAAGAGCAAATAAGTATAACAAACTTCAGATGCTTGGGGAGTCCtcagaaaatgataaaaagctTATTCTTGTTGAA GACATACCTAACCAATTCTATCGAGACCCCAGCAGTCTACATGAAATTCTCAG GAGATTTATTCGTACAAGTAGATGTCCCATTATATTTATAATCTCAGATAACTTCAGTGGAGACAGCAACCAGAGGTTACTATTCCCAGCGGAAGTTCTAGAGGAGTTGTGTATATCCAATATTAG tTTCAAGCCTGTTGCACCAACAAATATGATGAAAGTTCTTAATCGAATAGCTGCAACAGAAGCTAGTATG aacagagaaaagaattatGCTTTTGACAGAACTTCTCTGGAGTTGCTCTGCAAAGGTTGTTCAGGTGATATAAGAAGTGCAATAAACagtcttcagttttcttctatGAAAG ACTGTTCATTGGAGAAAGAGTTTTggtcaaggaagaaaaagagctcCGCACTAAAATGTGAAACAGCAGTATctaaagtaagaaagaaaagtaaatctgATATTTCAGAAGACCAGGAAATACAAGCTATTGGTGGCAAAGATGCTTctatctttcttttccatgctctggggaaaataatttactgcaaaa GAGAACCAGTGTCAGAATCAGaatttcctcagctgctgcctgctcaccTATCAGAATACCGTCGAGACACCTTGCTTATTCAGCCTGAG gATATTGTGGAAAAATCGCATATGTCTGGAAGCATGTTTAATTTATACCTTCACCAGAACTATGtagactttttttctgatatagATGATGTAGTGAGAGCCAGTGAATATTTGAGCAGCGCTGATGTCCTTTGTAGTGATTGGAGT ACACGGCTTGTGATGGAAAAATACAGTGCATCAGTGGCTACCCGAGGGGTGATACATTCAAATACATCCAGAGCCTTTGCCCACCAACAAGGAGGGATGGGGTTCCGGCCTTTACATAAACCCCAGTGGTTCTTTATCAATAAAAAG TATCAAGAAAACTGCCATGCTGCAAAATCTCTCTTTTCGAGCTTCTGTTTACCACCTGAGTGTCTTCAGACAGAGCTATTGCCTTATCTTGCTATGTTAGCAAATCCAATGAGAAACCAAG CTCAGATTGCTTTTATCCAAGACGTTGGGAGGCTACcactgaaaagacattttgggAG GTTAAAGCTTGAAACACTCACTGACAAAGATCCTGGGATACCAGACATATTTGTTAGCTCTGAGGGGGACCATACTGATGTGCATGCTGTGGAGATGGCTGTACAGATGGAGAAAACCAGGATGAATGAGCATGAACTGGATGGATTCCCTCTCTCTTCTAGCCAATGCAGTGGAACTGAACTACCTTGCAGTCAGCCTCAGCCTGTTGCAGCTCAAGCAATCATGGAGGaagatgaattaaaaatagaggAATATGATAGTGACTGA
- the AK6 gene encoding adenylate kinase isoenzyme 6 isoform X1 translates to MRRPNVLLTGAGRWDGSRDGSKREDASGTPGVGKTTLGKELASRAGMTYINVGDMAKEGELYEGFDEEYDCPILDEDRVIDELEDKMSEGGVIVDYHGCDFFPERWFHIVFVLRTENSFLYDRLESRGYKGKKLQDNIQCEIFQTLYEEAMLSYREEIVHQLPSNTPEDLERNLDQIMQWIEQWMKDNN, encoded by the exons ATGAGGCGGCCCAACGTTTTGCTTACCGGTGCGGGGCGGTGGGACGGGTCCCGGGACGGCTCGAAGCGGGAGGATGCCAGTG GTACTCCGGGTGTTGGGAAAACCACACTCGGAAAAGAACTTGCATCAAGAGCAGGAATGACCTATATTAACGTGGGTGACATGGCAAAAGAAG GAGAACTGTACGAAGGTTTTGATGAGGAATACGATTGTCCGATTTTGGATGAAGACAGG gTAATTGATGAACTAGAAGATAAAATGAGTGAGGGTGGAGTTATTGTCGATTATCACGGCTGTGATTTTTTCCCTGAACGATGGTTTCATATAGTATTTGTACTTCGTACGGAAAATTCATTTCTGTATGACAGACTTGAAAGCAG GGGCTACAAAGGGAAAAAGCTGCAAGACAACATTCAGTGTGAAATTTTTCAGACGCTTTATGAGGAAGCTATGTTGTCATATAGAGAGGAAATTGTACACCAGTTACCCAGCAACACCCCGGAAGACCTAGAGAGAAATTTGGATCAGATTATGCAATGGATTGAGCAATGGATGAAGGACAACAATTGA
- the AK6 gene encoding adenylate kinase isoenzyme 6 isoform X3, whose translation MRRPNVLLTGTPGVGKTTLGKELASRAGMTYINVGDMAKEGELYEGFDEEYDCPILDEDRVIDELEDKMSEGGVIVDYHGCDFFPERWFHIVFVLRTENSFLYDRLESRGYKGKKLQDNIQCEIFQTLYEEAMLSYREEIVHQLPSNTPEDLERNLDQIMQWIEQWMKDNN comes from the exons ATGAGGCGGCCCAACGTTTTGCTTACCG GTACTCCGGGTGTTGGGAAAACCACACTCGGAAAAGAACTTGCATCAAGAGCAGGAATGACCTATATTAACGTGGGTGACATGGCAAAAGAAG GAGAACTGTACGAAGGTTTTGATGAGGAATACGATTGTCCGATTTTGGATGAAGACAGG gTAATTGATGAACTAGAAGATAAAATGAGTGAGGGTGGAGTTATTGTCGATTATCACGGCTGTGATTTTTTCCCTGAACGATGGTTTCATATAGTATTTGTACTTCGTACGGAAAATTCATTTCTGTATGACAGACTTGAAAGCAG GGGCTACAAAGGGAAAAAGCTGCAAGACAACATTCAGTGTGAAATTTTTCAGACGCTTTATGAGGAAGCTATGTTGTCATATAGAGAGGAAATTGTACACCAGTTACCCAGCAACACCCCGGAAGACCTAGAGAGAAATTTGGATCAGATTATGCAATGGATTGAGCAATGGATGAAGGACAACAATTGA
- the RAD17 gene encoding cell cycle checkpoint protein RAD17 isoform X3, giving the protein MSGSSSERQAAPAEVTDWLARSFDDFFGNTNISSSAVPVKPLEGKSGRNRQQKKKDLSSVPESSKTKVPPRKRAKLSSVDVPCNKSRQNWNQSQDEPWVDRYKPETQSDLAVQKKKIEEVETWLKTHIFQRQPKQGGSVLLLTGPPGSGKTATIQILAKELGIQVQEWTNPISLDFTKEDLRNMFGHDSNFHTFPSQAQAALFQDFLLRANKYNKLQMLGESSENDKKLILVEDIPNQFYRDPSSLHEILRRFIRTSRCPIIFIISDNFSGDSNQRLLFPAEVLEELCISNISFKPVAPTNMMKVLNRIAATEASMNREKNYAFDRTSLELLCKGCSGDIRSAINSLQFSSMKDCSLEKEFWSRKKKSSALKCETAVSKVRKKSKSDISEDQEIQAIGGKDASIFLFHALGKIIYCKREPVSESEFPQLLPAHLSEYRRDTLLIQPEDIVEKSHMSGSMFNLYLHQNYVDFFSDIDDVVRASEYLSSADVLCSDWSTRLVMEKYSASVATRGVIHSNTSRAFAHQQGGMGFRPLHKPQWFFINKKYQENCHAAKSLFSSFCLPPECLQTELLPYLAMLANPMRNQG; this is encoded by the exons ATGTCCGGAAGCTCCTCGGAAAGGCAGGCGGCGCCGGCGGAG GTAACAGATTGGTTGGCACGTTCATTTGATGACTTCTTTggaaacacaaatatttcttctagTGCAGTTCCTGTGAAGCCACTAGAAGGCAAGTCTGGAAGAAACCGGcagcagaagaagaaagaccTGTCTTCTGTGCCAGAAAGTAGCAAAACCAAAGTTCCGcccagaaaaagagcaaagttGTCTTCAGTGGATGTGCCTTGTAACAAGTCCAGACAAAACTGGAACCAGTCTCAAGATGAGCCATGGGTAGATAGATACAAACCTGAAACTCAG AGTGATCTTGCTGTGCAAAAGAAGAAGATTGAAGAAGTTGAAACCTGGTTAAAAACGCACATATTTCAGAGGCAGCCAAAGCAG GGTGGCTCTGTTTTACTGCTGACTGGTCCTCCTGGTAGTGGAAAGACTGCAACTATACAAATATTAGCAAAAGAACTTGGCATTCAGGTGCAAGAATGGACCAATCCAATATCTTTAGATTTTACAAAAGAAGACTTAAGAAATATGTTTGGCCATG actcAAATTTTCATACGTTTCCGAGTCAGGCCCAAGCAGCTCTCTTTCAAGATTTTCTACTAAGAGCAAATAAGTATAACAAACTTCAGATGCTTGGGGAGTCCtcagaaaatgataaaaagctTATTCTTGTTGAA GACATACCTAACCAATTCTATCGAGACCCCAGCAGTCTACATGAAATTCTCAG GAGATTTATTCGTACAAGTAGATGTCCCATTATATTTATAATCTCAGATAACTTCAGTGGAGACAGCAACCAGAGGTTACTATTCCCAGCGGAAGTTCTAGAGGAGTTGTGTATATCCAATATTAG tTTCAAGCCTGTTGCACCAACAAATATGATGAAAGTTCTTAATCGAATAGCTGCAACAGAAGCTAGTATG aacagagaaaagaattatGCTTTTGACAGAACTTCTCTGGAGTTGCTCTGCAAAGGTTGTTCAGGTGATATAAGAAGTGCAATAAACagtcttcagttttcttctatGAAAG ACTGTTCATTGGAGAAAGAGTTTTggtcaaggaagaaaaagagctcCGCACTAAAATGTGAAACAGCAGTATctaaagtaagaaagaaaagtaaatctgATATTTCAGAAGACCAGGAAATACAAGCTATTGGTGGCAAAGATGCTTctatctttcttttccatgctctggggaaaataatttactgcaaaa GAGAACCAGTGTCAGAATCAGaatttcctcagctgctgcctgctcaccTATCAGAATACCGTCGAGACACCTTGCTTATTCAGCCTGAG gATATTGTGGAAAAATCGCATATGTCTGGAAGCATGTTTAATTTATACCTTCACCAGAACTATGtagactttttttctgatatagATGATGTAGTGAGAGCCAGTGAATATTTGAGCAGCGCTGATGTCCTTTGTAGTGATTGGAGT ACACGGCTTGTGATGGAAAAATACAGTGCATCAGTGGCTACCCGAGGGGTGATACATTCAAATACATCCAGAGCCTTTGCCCACCAACAAGGAGGGATGGGGTTCCGGCCTTTACATAAACCCCAGTGGTTCTTTATCAATAAAAAG TATCAAGAAAACTGCCATGCTGCAAAATCTCTCTTTTCGAGCTTCTGTTTACCACCTGAGTGTCTTCAGACAGAGCTATTGCCTTATCTTGCTATGTTAGCAAATCCAATGAGAAACCAAG GTTAA
- the AK6 gene encoding adenylate kinase isoenzyme 6 isoform X2 — translation MPVVFGPLGPVEAGSGGAAEGTPGVGKTTLGKELASRAGMTYINVGDMAKEGELYEGFDEEYDCPILDEDRVIDELEDKMSEGGVIVDYHGCDFFPERWFHIVFVLRTENSFLYDRLESRGYKGKKLQDNIQCEIFQTLYEEAMLSYREEIVHQLPSNTPEDLERNLDQIMQWIEQWMKDNN, via the exons ATGCCAGTGGTATTCGGGCCGCTTGGCCCGGTCGAAGCTGGGAGTGGCGGGGCTGCCGAGG GTACTCCGGGTGTTGGGAAAACCACACTCGGAAAAGAACTTGCATCAAGAGCAGGAATGACCTATATTAACGTGGGTGACATGGCAAAAGAAG GAGAACTGTACGAAGGTTTTGATGAGGAATACGATTGTCCGATTTTGGATGAAGACAGG gTAATTGATGAACTAGAAGATAAAATGAGTGAGGGTGGAGTTATTGTCGATTATCACGGCTGTGATTTTTTCCCTGAACGATGGTTTCATATAGTATTTGTACTTCGTACGGAAAATTCATTTCTGTATGACAGACTTGAAAGCAG GGGCTACAAAGGGAAAAAGCTGCAAGACAACATTCAGTGTGAAATTTTTCAGACGCTTTATGAGGAAGCTATGTTGTCATATAGAGAGGAAATTGTACACCAGTTACCCAGCAACACCCCGGAAGACCTAGAGAGAAATTTGGATCAGATTATGCAATGGATTGAGCAATGGATGAAGGACAACAATTGA
- the AK6 gene encoding adenylate kinase isoenzyme 6 isoform X4 yields the protein MTYINVGDMAKEGELYEGFDEEYDCPILDEDRVIDELEDKMSEGGVIVDYHGCDFFPERWFHIVFVLRTENSFLYDRLESRGYKGKKLQDNIQCEIFQTLYEEAMLSYREEIVHQLPSNTPEDLERNLDQIMQWIEQWMKDNN from the exons ATGACCTATATTAACGTGGGTGACATGGCAAAAGAAG GAGAACTGTACGAAGGTTTTGATGAGGAATACGATTGTCCGATTTTGGATGAAGACAGG gTAATTGATGAACTAGAAGATAAAATGAGTGAGGGTGGAGTTATTGTCGATTATCACGGCTGTGATTTTTTCCCTGAACGATGGTTTCATATAGTATTTGTACTTCGTACGGAAAATTCATTTCTGTATGACAGACTTGAAAGCAG GGGCTACAAAGGGAAAAAGCTGCAAGACAACATTCAGTGTGAAATTTTTCAGACGCTTTATGAGGAAGCTATGTTGTCATATAGAGAGGAAATTGTACACCAGTTACCCAGCAACACCCCGGAAGACCTAGAGAGAAATTTGGATCAGATTATGCAATGGATTGAGCAATGGATGAAGGACAACAATTGA
- the RAD17 gene encoding cell cycle checkpoint protein RAD17 isoform X4 codes for MFGHDSNFHTFPSQAQAALFQDFLLRANKYNKLQMLGESSENDKKLILVEDIPNQFYRDPSSLHEILRRFIRTSRCPIIFIISDNFSGDSNQRLLFPAEVLEELCISNISFKPVAPTNMMKVLNRIAATEASMNREKNYAFDRTSLELLCKGCSGDIRSAINSLQFSSMKDCSLEKEFWSRKKKSSALKCETAVSKVRKKSKSDISEDQEIQAIGGKDASIFLFHALGKIIYCKREPVSESEFPQLLPAHLSEYRRDTLLIQPEDIVEKSHMSGSMFNLYLHQNYVDFFSDIDDVVRASEYLSSADVLCSDWSTRLVMEKYSASVATRGVIHSNTSRAFAHQQGGMGFRPLHKPQWFFINKKYQENCHAAKSLFSSFCLPPECLQTELLPYLAMLANPMRNQAQIAFIQDVGRLPLKRHFGRLKLETLTDKDPGIPDIFVSSEGDHTDVHAVEMAVQMEKTRMNEHELDGFPLSSSQCSGTELPCSQPQPVAAQAIMEEDELKIEEYDSD; via the exons ATGTTTGGCCATG actcAAATTTTCATACGTTTCCGAGTCAGGCCCAAGCAGCTCTCTTTCAAGATTTTCTACTAAGAGCAAATAAGTATAACAAACTTCAGATGCTTGGGGAGTCCtcagaaaatgataaaaagctTATTCTTGTTGAA GACATACCTAACCAATTCTATCGAGACCCCAGCAGTCTACATGAAATTCTCAG GAGATTTATTCGTACAAGTAGATGTCCCATTATATTTATAATCTCAGATAACTTCAGTGGAGACAGCAACCAGAGGTTACTATTCCCAGCGGAAGTTCTAGAGGAGTTGTGTATATCCAATATTAG tTTCAAGCCTGTTGCACCAACAAATATGATGAAAGTTCTTAATCGAATAGCTGCAACAGAAGCTAGTATG aacagagaaaagaattatGCTTTTGACAGAACTTCTCTGGAGTTGCTCTGCAAAGGTTGTTCAGGTGATATAAGAAGTGCAATAAACagtcttcagttttcttctatGAAAG ACTGTTCATTGGAGAAAGAGTTTTggtcaaggaagaaaaagagctcCGCACTAAAATGTGAAACAGCAGTATctaaagtaagaaagaaaagtaaatctgATATTTCAGAAGACCAGGAAATACAAGCTATTGGTGGCAAAGATGCTTctatctttcttttccatgctctggggaaaataatttactgcaaaa GAGAACCAGTGTCAGAATCAGaatttcctcagctgctgcctgctcaccTATCAGAATACCGTCGAGACACCTTGCTTATTCAGCCTGAG gATATTGTGGAAAAATCGCATATGTCTGGAAGCATGTTTAATTTATACCTTCACCAGAACTATGtagactttttttctgatatagATGATGTAGTGAGAGCCAGTGAATATTTGAGCAGCGCTGATGTCCTTTGTAGTGATTGGAGT ACACGGCTTGTGATGGAAAAATACAGTGCATCAGTGGCTACCCGAGGGGTGATACATTCAAATACATCCAGAGCCTTTGCCCACCAACAAGGAGGGATGGGGTTCCGGCCTTTACATAAACCCCAGTGGTTCTTTATCAATAAAAAG TATCAAGAAAACTGCCATGCTGCAAAATCTCTCTTTTCGAGCTTCTGTTTACCACCTGAGTGTCTTCAGACAGAGCTATTGCCTTATCTTGCTATGTTAGCAAATCCAATGAGAAACCAAG CTCAGATTGCTTTTATCCAAGACGTTGGGAGGCTACcactgaaaagacattttgggAG GTTAAAGCTTGAAACACTCACTGACAAAGATCCTGGGATACCAGACATATTTGTTAGCTCTGAGGGGGACCATACTGATGTGCATGCTGTGGAGATGGCTGTACAGATGGAGAAAACCAGGATGAATGAGCATGAACTGGATGGATTCCCTCTCTCTTCTAGCCAATGCAGTGGAACTGAACTACCTTGCAGTCAGCCTCAGCCTGTTGCAGCTCAAGCAATCATGGAGGaagatgaattaaaaatagaggAATATGATAGTGACTGA